The following are encoded in a window of Flavobacterium cupriresistens genomic DNA:
- the lysA gene encoding diaminopimelate decarboxylase produces the protein MLKFVNPQKSNKFAKNSLQMQAKDLLQLADQFGSPLYVYDAEKIQSQYNRLTKAFSKVENLRVNYAMKALSNVAILQLLKNMGSGLDTVSIQEVLLGLHAGYDPEKIFFTPNGVSLEEIEEVAAMGVQINIDNLSILEQFGTKHPHIPVCIRINPHVMAGGNANISVGHIDSKFGISVHQIPHILRIVENTKMHIVGIHMHTGSDILDIEVFLYAAEILFDTAKHFKELEFLDFGSGFKVPYKKDDIETDIEELGKKLSKRFNTFCAEYGKDLTLIFEPGKFLVSEAGFFLAKVNVVKQTTSTVFAGIDSGFNHLIRPMFYGSSHHIENISNTKGKERFYSVVGYICETDTFANNRRIHEITEGDILAFRNAGAYCFSMASNYNSRYKPAEVLWMNGQGILIRERETFEDLLKNQISLPQEAAVTA, from the coding sequence ATTTTAAAATTTGTCAATCCCCAAAAGAGTAATAAGTTTGCCAAAAATAGTTTACAAATGCAAGCAAAAGATCTACTGCAGTTAGCAGACCAATTTGGAAGTCCATTATACGTTTATGATGCCGAGAAGATTCAGTCTCAGTACAATCGATTAACTAAAGCTTTCTCTAAGGTAGAAAACTTAAGAGTTAATTATGCTATGAAAGCATTGTCTAACGTTGCCATTCTCCAGTTATTAAAAAACATGGGATCTGGCTTGGATACCGTATCCATTCAAGAGGTTTTATTAGGGCTTCATGCCGGTTATGACCCTGAAAAAATCTTTTTTACACCAAACGGAGTTTCTTTGGAAGAAATCGAAGAAGTTGCCGCAATGGGTGTACAAATCAATATCGACAATTTATCTATTCTGGAGCAATTCGGAACAAAACATCCTCATATACCAGTATGTATTCGTATCAATCCACACGTAATGGCGGGAGGAAATGCTAATATTTCTGTAGGACACATTGATAGTAAATTCGGAATTTCTGTACATCAGATACCCCATATATTGCGAATTGTTGAAAACACAAAAATGCACATTGTAGGTATTCACATGCACACCGGTTCTGATATTTTAGATATCGAGGTATTCTTGTATGCGGCCGAAATTTTGTTCGATACTGCAAAACACTTCAAAGAATTAGAGTTCTTAGACTTCGGAAGCGGTTTCAAAGTACCTTACAAAAAAGATGATATCGAAACAGACATTGAAGAATTAGGTAAAAAATTATCCAAAAGATTCAACACTTTCTGTGCTGAATATGGCAAAGATTTAACCTTGATTTTTGAGCCTGGTAAATTCTTAGTGAGTGAAGCCGGATTCTTCCTGGCCAAAGTTAACGTAGTAAAACAAACAACGTCAACCGTTTTCGCCGGAATCGATAGTGGTTTCAACCATTTAATTCGTCCAATGTTTTATGGTTCTTCACATCATATTGAGAACATCTCAAACACAAAAGGGAAAGAACGTTTCTACTCTGTAGTAGGATACATTTGCGAGACCGATACTTTTGCAAACAACCGCAGAATCCACGAAATTACCGAAGGGGATATTCTTGCTTTCAGAAACGCAGGAGCATATTGTTTCTCAATGGCATCCAACTACAACTCCAGATACAAACCTGCTGAGGTATTGTGGATGAACGGTCAGGGAATCTTAATCCGTGAGCGCGAAACTTTCGAAGATTTGCTTAAAAATCAAATTTCGTTACCACAAGAAGCTGCGGTAACGGCTTAA
- a CDS encoding glutamate synthase subunit beta, protein MGKIGGFKEYRRADESNIEVIERVSNYNEFTIPLAKEQIKEQGSRCMDCGIPFCHSACPLGNLIPDFNDMVHQEEWQSALDILQSTNNFPEFTGRLCPAPCEKSCVLGIIKEPVAIENIEKNIIERGFAEGWIKPQTPKKRTGKTVAVIGSGPAGLAAAQQLNRAGHTVTVFERDNAIGGLLRYGIPNFKLEKGIIDRRVAILEAEGITFKTNVNVGVNFSVDELNAFDSIVLCGGATERRSLPTKGIESKGVVQAMDFLTQQTKVLFGESIPDQVMATGKDVIVIGGGDTGSDCIGTSNRHGAKSVTNFEILPKPPVGRSETTPWPFWPLQLKTSSSHEEGCNRNWLINTKEFLANEKGELVGLKTVEVQWKMTPGQRPELIEKEGSEKIWPCDLALLALGFTGPEKTLSEQLGLEIDMRSNYKAKNYQTNVPHIFTAGDMRRGQSLIVWAISEGREAAREVDLFLMGSTNLPTKGNGDLPSL, encoded by the coding sequence ATGGGTAAAATAGGCGGATTTAAAGAATATAGAAGAGCCGACGAAAGTAATATTGAAGTTATAGAACGTGTTAGCAACTATAATGAATTTACGATTCCGTTAGCAAAAGAGCAAATAAAAGAACAAGGTTCTAGATGTATGGATTGTGGTATTCCTTTTTGCCACAGTGCCTGTCCGTTAGGAAATTTAATTCCTGATTTTAATGACATGGTACATCAGGAAGAATGGCAAAGTGCCTTAGATATTTTACAATCGACTAATAACTTTCCGGAATTTACAGGTCGTTTATGCCCTGCTCCATGTGAGAAATCATGTGTATTGGGAATCATTAAAGAGCCTGTTGCGATCGAAAATATTGAAAAAAACATTATCGAAAGAGGTTTCGCAGAAGGCTGGATCAAACCACAGACTCCTAAAAAAAGAACCGGAAAAACGGTAGCCGTTATTGGTTCCGGTCCTGCAGGTTTGGCAGCAGCACAACAATTAAACAGAGCCGGACATACGGTAACTGTTTTTGAAAGAGATAATGCTATTGGAGGTTTATTGCGTTACGGGATTCCAAATTTTAAACTAGAAAAAGGAATCATCGACAGACGTGTAGCGATCCTTGAAGCAGAAGGAATCACTTTTAAAACCAATGTTAATGTTGGCGTAAACTTTAGCGTAGACGAACTAAATGCTTTTGATTCTATCGTATTATGCGGCGGAGCAACCGAAAGAAGAAGTTTGCCTACTAAAGGAATCGAAAGCAAAGGCGTTGTTCAGGCTATGGATTTCCTGACGCAGCAAACCAAAGTATTGTTCGGAGAATCAATTCCGGATCAGGTAATGGCTACCGGTAAAGATGTTATCGTGATTGGTGGTGGAGACACCGGTTCAGATTGTATTGGAACTTCTAACCGACACGGTGCCAAATCGGTTACCAATTTCGAAATTTTGCCAAAACCACCCGTTGGAAGAAGCGAAACAACTCCTTGGCCTTTCTGGCCGTTGCAATTAAAAACTTCCTCTTCACACGAAGAAGGTTGTAACAGAAACTGGTTAATCAACACCAAAGAATTCTTAGCAAACGAAAAAGGAGAATTGGTTGGATTAAAAACAGTCGAAGTGCAATGGAAAATGACGCCGGGACAAAGACCTGAATTAATCGAAAAAGAAGGTTCAGAAAAAATCTGGCCTTGCGATTTGGCTTTATTGGCCTTAGGTTTTACAGGTCCGGAGAAAACATTAAGTGAACAATTAGGGCTTGAAATTGACATGAGAAGCAATTATAAAGCTAAAAATTATCAAACCAATGTTCCTCATATTTTCACTGCCGGAGACATGCGTCGCGGACAATCTTTAATTGTTTGGGCTATTTCTGAAGGTCGTGAAGCAGCAAGAGAGGTAGATTTATTCCTAATGGGTTCTACTAATTTACCAACCAAAGGAAATGGCGATTTACCAAGTTTATAA
- a CDS encoding TonB-dependent receptor: MKKLLKTIIGACFMTSFMIASAAENENEGGNEKDKGTLSGHITTSDGAPAGSVSVYINELKKHRITDGDGFYQFENLEEGEYTLHVSMLNYKIVTHKFQIKKNETTTLDLQLSVEAKKLKEVVVTGSKKTSGSIEIGKNEINRNRGTANGDVLNGIPGISVNNIRNEAGALDIGIRGLQGDGRVPIMVDGSLQSAQTFRGYMGSSDRTYIDMDLVKKIKVDKGSSTNPNAIGATGGFVEMETIDAEDVVSGNKKFGVYIKGNIFNNSQLPTIPKDEDDQVYYILQDNSKRDRINNGSATAAIAFKDKKFDALVAYNVHTQGNYFAGENGADRYGYDPIYYDTFDPENSDKYKKPVIQPGEEVVNTSYQSQSALAKLGWNIAPHHRVEFNYRYHKQKAGEVLAAYWYKNNNDKNFKDLPDDVESVPQWALGTAELNNYTVNYTFNPNDLVHLNVSVFANEANFFQRNGLIQTPGAGNGDQYLHRFTNDRKGALISNQTKFSGIPLTLQYGINTQIEKIVPKDVPEGRTGSSRNGKREEYSAFVAGDLVVNKFLFQANMRVHETKVSDYNADRDLKYDAKLNIGGKVVYTPIQQLNLFAKASNTYRNPSLYESTESIQTFSYNEKYPLRAEGTTTIELGFESNFDNLLLEDDHFNFGATVFQNNTRGYISAATMMPDYDFIFLNYDRFKLKGLELAIGYISRQFFLNASAILYRDAVVTSNILGAQDGTNPTNSLGFAWSLLPARIPPKQSFMAEIGGSTEDKKLTVGSRLRWHSLKENPKDWLEGTGASSVATTIPADYILDVYGMYRFNDNFIMNLNIGNVTDRYTYDVGTVITMPVPGRTIRLGMEVKF, translated from the coding sequence ATGAAAAAATTGCTAAAAACAATAATTGGAGCCTGCTTCATGACCTCATTTATGATCGCCTCGGCGGCAGAAAATGAAAATGAAGGAGGAAATGAAAAAGATAAAGGCACACTAAGCGGTCACATAACAACAAGCGACGGAGCACCAGCGGGCTCAGTTTCGGTCTATATTAATGAGTTAAAGAAACATCGTATTACGGATGGAGATGGCTTTTATCAGTTTGAAAATTTAGAAGAAGGGGAGTATACTTTACATGTTTCGATGTTAAATTATAAAATCGTTACACATAAATTTCAAATTAAGAAAAACGAAACCACAACGTTAGATCTGCAATTGAGTGTAGAAGCAAAAAAATTGAAAGAAGTCGTTGTTACAGGATCAAAAAAAACATCAGGGAGTATAGAAATAGGAAAAAACGAAATCAATAGAAACAGAGGTACTGCCAATGGAGATGTTTTGAACGGTATTCCGGGTATTTCCGTAAACAACATACGAAACGAAGCCGGTGCTTTGGATATTGGTATCCGTGGTTTGCAAGGAGATGGAAGGGTGCCTATTATGGTAGATGGGAGTTTACAATCTGCACAGACCTTCAGAGGATACATGGGGTCTAGCGACAGAACGTATATCGATATGGATTTGGTTAAAAAAATCAAAGTAGATAAAGGCTCAAGTACTAATCCTAACGCCATTGGTGCTACCGGTGGATTTGTTGAAATGGAAACAATCGACGCTGAAGATGTAGTATCGGGCAATAAGAAGTTTGGAGTATATATAAAAGGAAATATTTTTAATAACAGTCAGCTTCCTACTATTCCAAAGGATGAGGATGATCAGGTATATTATATTTTGCAGGACAATTCTAAACGTGACCGAATTAATAACGGAAGTGCTACAGCAGCAATAGCTTTCAAGGACAAAAAATTTGACGCACTTGTTGCTTATAATGTGCATACACAAGGGAATTATTTTGCAGGAGAAAACGGTGCTGACCGATATGGCTACGATCCAATTTACTACGATACTTTTGACCCTGAAAATAGTGATAAATATAAAAAACCGGTAATACAACCCGGAGAAGAGGTCGTAAATACCAGTTATCAAAGTCAGTCGGCTCTTGCAAAATTAGGATGGAATATTGCACCGCATCACCGTGTGGAGTTTAATTACCGTTATCACAAGCAAAAAGCAGGTGAAGTATTAGCGGCTTATTGGTATAAAAACAACAATGACAAAAATTTTAAGGATCTTCCGGATGATGTAGAAAGTGTGCCGCAATGGGCATTGGGTACTGCTGAATTGAATAATTATACCGTAAATTACACCTTTAACCCTAATGATTTGGTTCATTTAAATGTTTCGGTATTTGCTAATGAGGCTAATTTTTTTCAACGTAACGGTTTAATTCAAACGCCGGGTGCGGGCAATGGGGATCAGTATTTACATCGTTTTACAAATGATAGAAAAGGAGCTTTAATTTCAAATCAAACCAAGTTTTCCGGAATTCCACTTACGCTGCAATACGGGATCAATACACAGATAGAAAAAATCGTTCCCAAAGATGTGCCTGAGGGTAGAACGGGATCTTCGCGTAATGGTAAGAGAGAGGAATACAGTGCATTTGTAGCTGGAGACTTAGTAGTAAATAAGTTTTTGTTTCAGGCCAATATGAGAGTGCATGAAACAAAAGTATCCGATTACAATGCTGATAGAGATTTGAAATACGATGCCAAATTGAACATTGGTGGAAAAGTGGTTTATACACCGATCCAACAACTTAACCTATTCGCAAAAGCGTCTAATACGTACCGTAACCCAAGTTTGTATGAATCGACAGAATCAATTCAGACTTTTAGTTATAATGAAAAATACCCTTTAAGAGCAGAGGGAACAACCACTATTGAGCTTGGGTTTGAAAGCAATTTTGACAACCTGCTTTTGGAGGATGATCACTTTAATTTTGGTGCCACTGTTTTTCAGAATAATACAAGAGGATATATCTCAGCGGCAACCATGATGCCGGATTATGATTTTATATTTTTAAATTATGATCGTTTTAAATTAAAAGGATTGGAATTGGCAATAGGGTATATTTCCCGTCAATTCTTTTTAAATGCTTCTGCTATTTTGTATAGAGATGCAGTAGTAACTTCTAATATTTTGGGTGCTCAGGATGGAACAAATCCAACCAATTCACTTGGTTTTGCCTGGAGTCTTTTACCGGCAAGAATCCCGCCGAAACAATCTTTTATGGCTGAAATTGGAGGAAGTACAGAGGATAAAAAACTAACCGTTGGAAGTAGATTAAGATGGCACAGTTTGAAAGAAAATCCAAAAGACTGGTTAGAAGGTACAGGTGCTTCTTCTGTTGCTACGACCATTCCGGCAGATTATATTTTGGATGTGTACGGAATGTATCGTTTTAATGATAATTTTATTATGAATTTGAACATAGGCAATGTAACTGACCGTTATACTTATGATGTAGGTACAGTTATCACAATGCCGGTACCTGGAAGAACAATCCGTTTAGGTATGGAAGTTAAGTTCTAA
- a CDS encoding TonB-dependent receptor translates to MKKITTFCLLNLIVSIGFAQEKTKDSLATNNLDDIIVTASRKKESIKEVVSSITIVGEKKIQSQTIINSNISNILQYTVPSLATAGNQTSNYGQTLRGRPFLVMIDGVPQSTPLRNGGRDLQVIDPFSVERVEVIKGATSIYGNGADGGIINYITKKNHKERPFSGSAQLGLISQPKTFAESFGYRGSASFTGKIERFDYVVGFTKERTGVIKDANSVNTSPFYSLSNLDTYNGLLKIGYQLTDKQRFEFSYIGYASRSFLDQDVKIGKWGEIPTIGVESERRLGTPEGTPRNHNFRLSYTNSEIWNNTALNVNIYSQDFRTVYGYDRDQFLNGGQSNVASKKLGLRMNFDSRLFSNDTYKADLIYGVDILQDETVQKLEDGRFWTPQMKMQNTAPFVLIKFDAWEKFTLKAGARYENIKVKADDFYTLPVLNAKNNTYNNSIFVQGGDLEYNAFVSNIGLRYNIMPEVNVFTSYSQSFSINEVGRILRTSTESVISKLPTDPIIVNNYEMGVAGTIKKWINYELTSFWSTSKLGATSVQLPNGSFAMQRAPENIWGYEVVLNLKPLEVLSFGGAFAWLEGKVDNDNNGTYEKYINGSRIMAPKLTTYIQVRPTKKLDVELSSLHNFERNRFDPNPTTNLYSVNEGPVKKYTVFNLSSSYLIGESLKLGLGVENLFNKDYSPNMAWWQARDKDFVNAPGRRATVQVQYNF, encoded by the coding sequence ATGAAAAAAATTACTACATTTTGCCTATTAAACCTTATAGTTTCAATAGGATTTGCTCAAGAAAAGACGAAAGACAGTTTAGCGACAAATAATTTAGATGATATTATTGTAACGGCAAGCCGGAAAAAAGAGAGCATAAAAGAAGTTGTTTCTTCGATTACTATAGTAGGAGAAAAGAAAATTCAAAGCCAGACTATAATTAATTCAAATATTAGTAATATTCTACAATATACGGTTCCGAGTTTAGCTACTGCCGGAAATCAAACTTCAAATTACGGGCAGACTTTAAGAGGAAGACCTTTTTTGGTTATGATTGACGGAGTGCCTCAATCTACGCCATTGCGAAACGGAGGAAGAGATTTACAGGTTATTGATCCTTTTTCTGTTGAAAGAGTCGAAGTAATTAAAGGAGCAACATCCATTTACGGTAATGGAGCCGATGGAGGGATTATCAATTATATTACAAAGAAAAACCATAAGGAAAGGCCATTTTCAGGTTCTGCACAATTAGGTCTTATATCACAACCTAAAACGTTTGCAGAATCATTTGGATACAGAGGATCGGCTTCTTTTACCGGAAAGATAGAGCGATTTGATTATGTTGTAGGGTTTACTAAAGAAAGAACGGGAGTAATAAAAGATGCTAATTCGGTTAATACTTCTCCTTTTTACAGTTTATCAAATTTAGACACCTATAATGGTTTATTAAAAATAGGCTATCAATTAACCGACAAACAAAGATTCGAGTTTTCGTATATTGGGTATGCTTCCAGATCTTTTTTAGATCAGGATGTTAAGATTGGTAAGTGGGGCGAGATTCCTACTATTGGAGTTGAGTCTGAAAGGAGATTAGGAACTCCGGAGGGAACTCCAAGAAATCATAATTTTAGACTTTCTTATACCAATTCAGAGATTTGGAACAATACAGCATTAAATGTAAACATCTACTCACAGGATTTCAGAACGGTTTACGGATATGACAGAGATCAATTTTTAAATGGTGGACAGTCCAATGTGGCTTCAAAGAAATTAGGACTTAGGATGAATTTTGATTCCCGTCTTTTTTCAAATGATACTTATAAAGCAGATTTGATTTATGGAGTAGATATTCTTCAGGATGAGACTGTTCAAAAATTAGAAGATGGACGTTTCTGGACTCCACAAATGAAAATGCAAAATACAGCCCCATTCGTCTTAATTAAATTTGATGCTTGGGAAAAATTTACTTTGAAAGCGGGAGCGCGATACGAAAACATCAAAGTTAAAGCAGATGATTTTTATACATTGCCAGTACTTAATGCTAAAAACAATACCTACAACAATAGTATTTTTGTACAAGGGGGTGATTTAGAATATAATGCTTTTGTGAGCAATATTGGTTTGCGATATAATATTATGCCGGAGGTAAATGTCTTTACCAGTTATTCTCAGTCTTTTTCGATCAATGAAGTAGGACGTATTTTGAGAACTTCTACAGAAAGTGTTATTTCAAAATTACCAACTGATCCGATCATTGTAAATAATTACGAAATGGGTGTGGCGGGAACTATTAAAAAATGGATCAACTATGAGCTAACGAGTTTTTGGAGTACTTCAAAACTGGGAGCGACCTCTGTTCAGTTGCCAAATGGTTCTTTTGCGATGCAGCGTGCTCCGGAGAATATTTGGGGATATGAGGTAGTCTTAAATTTGAAACCATTGGAGGTTTTAAGTTTCGGAGGAGCCTTCGCTTGGTTGGAAGGAAAAGTGGATAATGATAATAACGGAACATACGAAAAGTACATTAACGGTTCTCGTATAATGGCTCCAAAACTTACAACTTATATTCAAGTACGTCCAACAAAAAAATTAGATGTAGAATTAAGCAGTCTGCATAATTTTGAAAGAAACCGATTTGATCCTAACCCAACAACAAATTTGTATAGTGTTAATGAAGGACCTGTAAAAAAATATACTGTTTTTAATTTAAGCAGTTCTTATCTTATTGGCGAATCATTAAAATTAGGATTAGGGGTTGAGAATTTATTTAATAAAGATTATTCTCCAAATATGGCATGGTGGCAAGCGAGAGACAAAGATTTTGTTAACGCTCCGGGAAGACGTGCTACCGTACAAGTTCAATACAACTTTTAA